The genomic stretch CTGAACCAACACAGCTTCGGAGCCGAAGGCGAAGAAAAGCTGCGTCGTGAAGTGTCCACGGCTTCAAGATGGCTATGCAAAATTGATCTGAACGAGGGGTGGAACAGTGCTTTGCACGGCCCCCCGAGGAAGGTCGATTTGGCTTGCCAAATTGAAGCTCAAGGGGGCAGCGGGGGGGCTTGCCCCCGACGCATCTTTCTCCTAAATACTCCCGATTAACTACATAAGGTGGAAAGGCCTCCATATTTCGGGAAGTGTTACCTCAGCATGCTGTATTTTGAACCATGCCATAATTTCGACTTTACTCATGCCTGTAAGGGTAACAATCTCTTTAATGATCATGTCACTTTTAGAAGATATTCTTGCTGTTTGGGCCATAACTCTCTCCTCCTCTGTTACTTTTAAGTATACATTATTGTATACAGTTTGTTGAGAGTGTTTTTTAAATAACTAATAATCAAAGTTTTGAAAGTTATCTAGACAACTAATTTTGCATGAATTACTATTTGATTCCATGACACCACTTGAAAAAGCGCGTTTAAAGTATCAACCCACCCTTCCAAAGATTTTGGAAGAGCTTGCTGATGTCACCTTTCAGGGACAGGGGAAAACAGCGGCCCTTGGCGATGAAAAAGAGATCGAAGCGCAGTTTCCGCAAACGTTTGGGCGTCCTTTGCTTCATGCAGAGAAGGGAGCGCCCCCTTTACCAAAAGCTTTGAAGGTTGGCGTTGTCTTTTCTGGAGGGCAAGCGCCAGGTGGACACAACGTCATTATGGGCCTTTTCGATGCACTTAAAAAGTGTCACTACGAGTGTCAGCTCATCGGTTTTTTAGATGGCCCATCGGGTATTGTGGAGGGGAAAACGTTAGCCCTTTCGGAAGATCTTTTGGCCAAGTATCGGAACCTGGGCGGTTTTGATCTGATTGGTTCGGGACGGACGAAGATTGAGACCGAAGAGCAGCTCGAAAAATCGGTCGCTGTTTTTGAAAAGCTGGGCCTTGATGGGGTGGTGATTATTGGAGGGGACGACTCAAATACCAATGCAGCGATCCTTGCTGAGTACTGTTTGGCAAAGGGGTGCAGTACCAAGATAATTGGGGTTCCGAAGACGATCGATGGCGACTTGAAAAATCCTTATGTAGACATCTCCTTTGGGTTCCATACGGCCACGGCCACGTATGCCGAGATGATCGGGAACATTGCCCGTGATGCGTGCTCGGCGCGAAAATATACCCACTTTATCAAGCTGATGGGACGGGCAGCTTCCCATATTGCACTCGAGTGTGCATTGAAGACGCAGCCTAACCTGACGCTCATTGGAGAAGAGGTGGCAGCCAAAAAGATGACCCTCAAGCAAGTGACGAGTCAGATCGCCGACCTTGTCGAAAAACGGGCGCGCCAAGGGAAAAACTATGGGGTCGTTCTCCTTCCAGAGGGGATCGTTGAGTTTATTCCCGAAATGAAAACGCTTATTGG from Candidatus Neptunochlamydia vexilliferae encodes the following:
- a CDS encoding diphosphate--fructose-6-phosphate 1-phosphotransferase; this encodes MTPLEKARLKYQPTLPKILEELADVTFQGQGKTAALGDEKEIEAQFPQTFGRPLLHAEKGAPPLPKALKVGVVFSGGQAPGGHNVIMGLFDALKKCHYECQLIGFLDGPSGIVEGKTLALSEDLLAKYRNLGGFDLIGSGRTKIETEEQLEKSVAVFEKLGLDGVVIIGGDDSNTNAAILAEYCLAKGCSTKIIGVPKTIDGDLKNPYVDISFGFHTATATYAEMIGNIARDACSARKYTHFIKLMGRAASHIALECALKTQPNLTLIGEEVAAKKMTLKQVTSQIADLVEKRARQGKNYGVVLLPEGIVEFIPEMKTLIGELNALLAEGKDENALSAEAQETFTFLPKEIQQQLLLDRDPHGNVQVAHIQTDLLFSTTVKEEMKNRASFKGKFSPLHHFFGYEGRAALPTNFDATYCYGLGHVAALLIRDGETGYMCALRHLTKPAAEWAPCAIPITSLMNLEVRKGKEKAVIQKALVDLDGAAFKAFDRARAKWMEEDHYLYPGPIQFAGDLALTDQVPLSI